Proteins from a single region of Rana temporaria chromosome 5, aRanTem1.1, whole genome shotgun sequence:
- the DEK gene encoding protein DEK isoform X2: MSSDVSDSLTKEETEDVEMETEAVEMETEEKDIEDAANGSEGEEEEDEEDDDDDKKEKSLIVEGKREKKKVERLSLEMTVVRKDSVMTEGKGEKLHEIERIYYFLKKKKCDELRLLHRLLFNRPGTVNLVKKNIGQFNGFAFDAGSEQYKKKEDMLKKFKKSDLKNICGVLDLEKSGANVELISRIMKFLLKPKSTGKSLPKSKSKTPKSSKKERSSSGSARKSKSSKSNVILTDESSSEDEKKDKESSEEEKSEEEEEEEEPPKKVAKKEKAKPKSTPKSKKATKSANVKKADSSTTNKKSQASSKKRDHSRIGKRVRRQLR; the protein is encoded by the exons ATGTCTTCTGATGTATCGGATAGCCTGACAAAAGAGGAAACAGAAGATGTTGAGATGGAAACAGAGGCTGTTGAAATGGAAACCGAGGAGAAAGATATTGAAGATGCTGCTAATGGGAgtgaaggagaagaggaggaagatgaagagGACGACGATGATGATAAAAAGG aaaagagTCTCATTGTTGAGggtaaaagagaaaagaaaaaggtggAGCGATTGAGCTTGGAAATGACCGTTGTAAGGAAGGACTCAGTCATGACTGAAG GAAAGGGTGAAAAACTACATGAAATAGAACGCATATACTActtcttaaagaagaagaaatgTGATGAGTTACGACTTTTGCATCGTCTGCTTTTTAATCGCCCAGGCACA GTTAATCTGGTGAAAAAGAATATTGGACAGTTTAATGGCTTTGCATTTGATGCTGGAAGTGAAcagtacaaaaaaaaggaagatatGCTAAAAAA GTTTAAAAAGAGCGATTTGAAAAATATTTGTGGCGTACTTGATCTTGAAAAGTCTGGTGCAAACGTTGAGTTAATTTCTAGGATTATGAAATTCCTCTTGAAGCCCAAGTCTACAGGAAAG TCCTTGCCAAAGTCCAAGTCTAAGACTCCAAAGAGCAGTAAAAAAGAACGTAGCAGTTCAGGCTCAGCACGAAAGTCTAAAAGCAGTAAATCCAATGTAATTTTGACTGACGAGTCTAGCAGTGAGGATGAGAAAAAGGATAAAGAGTCTTCCGAGGAGGAAAAAagcgaggaagaggaggaggaagaggag CCACCAAAGAAAGTTGCTAAAAAGGAAAAGGCCAAACCAAAATCAACACCCAAGAGTAAGAAAGCCACAAAATCTGCAAATGTAAAGAAGGCAGATAGCAGTACTACAAACA